The following proteins are encoded in a genomic region of Gaiellales bacterium:
- a CDS encoding MATE family efflux transporter encodes MSRPPGMPTDREVLWLAIPALGALIAEPLYVLGDTAIIGHLGTVPLAGLALAGLLLSEIFGFCTFLEYGTTARAARLYGAGQVDEALDVGVQATWLALGLGVILVIGVEIVAAPAMHAMAGGNTAASVQALRWMRIAALGAPFVLVTAAAQGWMRALQDTRTPLVVIGLANLASIALSATLVFGAGMGIRGSAIANVVAQAASGLVFLVLLSRRGVSLRPSLERIRLQFAAARDLTLRTASFFVAFTVAASVAARIGDTTLAAHQIGAQIWTFCALFLDSTAIAAQALVGRLLGAGQIDAALALGRRLLWAGALLGIGFAAVLAAGYAVIPRAFTSDPAVIDKAHVLWPFLVLMMPLNGWVFALDGILFGAGDLRFMRNVTAAAAVLGYLPITLATASFGWGLAGIWIGISAFIWIRTAIGFARWRGRRWLIGGARLADEAA; translated from the coding sequence ATGAGCCGCCCGCCCGGGATGCCGACCGACCGCGAGGTGCTCTGGCTCGCCATCCCCGCGCTCGGCGCGCTCATCGCGGAGCCGCTCTACGTGCTGGGCGACACGGCCATCATCGGCCATCTGGGGACGGTGCCGCTGGCCGGGCTCGCGCTGGCCGGCCTGCTGCTCTCGGAGATCTTCGGCTTCTGCACGTTCCTCGAGTACGGGACGACCGCGCGGGCGGCCCGGCTGTACGGCGCCGGGCAGGTCGACGAGGCGCTCGACGTGGGCGTGCAGGCGACCTGGCTGGCGCTCGGGCTGGGAGTGATCCTCGTCATCGGGGTCGAGATCGTGGCCGCCCCGGCGATGCACGCGATGGCCGGCGGCAACACCGCCGCCTCGGTACAGGCGCTGCGCTGGATGCGGATCGCGGCGCTCGGGGCGCCCTTCGTGCTCGTCACGGCCGCCGCCCAGGGCTGGATGCGCGCGCTCCAGGACACGCGCACGCCGCTCGTCGTGATCGGCCTCGCGAACCTGGCCAGCATCGCGCTGTCCGCGACCCTGGTGTTCGGCGCCGGGATGGGGATCCGCGGCTCCGCCATCGCGAACGTGGTCGCCCAGGCCGCCTCCGGCCTCGTGTTCCTCGTGCTGCTCTCCCGCCGCGGCGTCTCGCTGCGGCCCTCGCTCGAGCGGATCCGGCTGCAGTTCGCCGCCGCCCGCGACCTGACGCTGCGCACGGCCTCGTTCTTCGTCGCGTTCACCGTGGCCGCCTCGGTGGCCGCGAGGATCGGCGACACGACCCTGGCAGCTCACCAGATCGGCGCCCAGATCTGGACGTTCTGCGCGCTCTTCCTCGACTCGACGGCGATCGCCGCCCAGGCGCTGGTCGGGCGCCTGCTCGGCGCCGGGCAGATCGACGCGGCGCTCGCCCTCGGCCGCCGCCTCCTGTGGGCGGGGGCGCTGCTCGGGATCGGCTTCGCGGCCGTCCTGGCCGCGGGCTACGCCGTCATCCCGCGCGCGTTCACGTCCGACCCGGCGGTCATCGACAAGGCGCACGTCCTCTGGCCGTTCCTCGTGCTGATGATGCCCTTGAACGGATGGGTGTTCGCGCTCGACGGCATCCTGTTCGGGGCGGGCGACCTGCGCTTCATGCGCAACGTGACCGCCGCTGCCGCGGTTCTCGGCTACCTGCCGATCACGCTCGCGACCGCCAGCTTCGGCTGGGGGCTGGCCGGGATCTGGATCGGCATCTCGGCCTTCATCTGGATCCGGACCGCGATCGGATTTGCCCGCTGGCGTGGCCGGCGGTGGCTGATCGGCGGCGCCCGGCTCGCCGACGAGGCTGCATAG
- the selB gene encoding selenocysteine-specific translation elongation factor encodes MPADQPLTLGTAGHIDHGKTALVAALTGVDTDRLPQEKARGISIELGYAPLELPSGRRVSVVDVPGHERFVRTMVAGATGIDLFLLVVAADDGVMPQTREHLAIVELLDVPAGAVALTKRDLVDAELGELARLGIEELLDEGPYGGSQVVEVSSRTGAGLDELRAALDGLAGRAERHALEGPVRLPIDRVFTLRGIGTVVTGTLWSGTVAVGDRLAIEPGGREARVRSVQVHDSAVSRAGAGQRVALALVGVERTQVRRGQTAATPGTLPRSYRLDCRLRVLGSAAKPLRHGELVTVHHGTAETPATVVLRDRPELRPGESGEVQLRLRRPVSALAGDRVILRLTSPQVTVAGATVTDPAPPRNRMSARAAKPEPAPPRERPGVPEAALAELEARLAATPLQPPSLEAGDVAAVAALVDQGRAVRAGRDLAFAAAAFATARDAAVEIASAGGSVTLAQLRDRLGISRKYAQALLEAMDANGITRRVGDERVLRRKARE; translated from the coding sequence GTGCCTGCAGATCAGCCTCTGACGCTCGGCACCGCCGGCCACATCGACCACGGCAAGACGGCGCTCGTCGCCGCCCTCACCGGCGTCGACACCGACCGCCTGCCCCAGGAGAAGGCGCGCGGGATCTCGATCGAGCTCGGCTACGCACCGCTCGAGCTGCCGTCCGGCCGCCGCGTGTCCGTGGTCGACGTGCCCGGCCACGAGCGCTTCGTGCGCACGATGGTGGCGGGCGCGACCGGGATCGACCTCTTCCTGCTGGTCGTGGCCGCGGACGACGGCGTCATGCCCCAGACGCGTGAGCACCTCGCCATCGTCGAGCTGCTGGACGTGCCGGCGGGCGCGGTCGCGCTGACGAAGCGCGACCTGGTCGACGCCGAGCTGGGCGAGCTGGCCCGGCTCGGGATCGAGGAGCTGCTCGACGAGGGGCCGTACGGCGGATCGCAGGTGGTGGAGGTGTCCTCGCGCACCGGCGCCGGCCTGGACGAGCTGCGGGCGGCGCTCGACGGGCTCGCGGGGCGAGCGGAGCGGCACGCCCTGGAGGGTCCCGTGCGGCTGCCGATCGACCGCGTCTTCACCCTGCGCGGGATCGGCACCGTCGTGACCGGCACGCTGTGGTCGGGCACGGTGGCGGTCGGCGACCGGCTCGCGATCGAGCCCGGCGGCCGCGAGGCGCGCGTGCGCAGCGTGCAGGTGCACGACAGCGCGGTCTCCAGGGCCGGCGCCGGTCAGCGGGTCGCGCTTGCCCTGGTCGGCGTCGAGCGCACCCAGGTGCGGCGCGGGCAGACCGCCGCGACGCCCGGGACGCTACCCCGCTCCTACCGCCTCGACTGCCGCCTGCGCGTGCTCGGCTCGGCGGCGAAGCCGCTTCGTCACGGTGAGCTCGTGACCGTCCATCACGGCACGGCGGAGACGCCCGCGACGGTCGTCCTCCGCGACCGGCCGGAGCTGCGGCCGGGCGAGAGCGGCGAGGTGCAGCTGCGGCTGCGCCGCCCGGTGTCAGCGCTCGCCGGCGATCGGGTGATCCTGCGCCTGACGAGCCCACAGGTGACCGTTGCGGGGGCGACCGTCACCGATCCGGCCCCGCCCCGCAACCGCATGTCGGCGCGGGCAGCGAAGCCCGAGCCGGCGCCGCCCCGGGAGCGCCCCGGCGTCCCCGAGGCGGCGCTCGCCGAGCTGGAGGCGCGGCTGGCGGCGACGCCGCTCCAACCGCCCTCGCTCGAGGCCGGCGACGTGGCGGCGGTGGCCGCCCTCGTCGACCAGGGCCGAGCGGTGCGGGCCGGGCGCGACCTCGCATTCGCGGCGGCGGCGTTCGCCACCGCGCGCGACGCGGCCGTCGAGATCGCGAGCGCCGGCGGCAGCGTCACCCTCGCCCAGCTGCGCGACCGCCTCGGTATCTCGCGCAAGTACGCCCAGGCGCTGCTCGAGGCGATGGACGCGAACGGCATCACCCGCCGCGTCGGCGACGAGCGCGTCCTGCGCCGCAAGGCGCGCGAATAG
- a CDS encoding DedA family protein, whose product MRARFCGRPASPANLDRNQVWLPSGEGGSLISLLLAISIYHVPANLGYAVLFALILVESAGAPVPGETSLIAAGVLASAGNLSLPVVFVVAISAAIIGDNLGYLFGRRVGHRVLLAPGRWERQRRQFVAEGEHFFARHGGKTVFFGRWLPVLRFTAALLAGVNEMPWRRFFVFNALGAIGWVCTVGTAAYVLGSSASNLFEAIGFAGLLAVTLTIIGHIVWRRSQRRRNPSAPPAPVNESVD is encoded by the coding sequence ATGCGGGCGAGGTTCTGCGGCCGCCCGGCGTCTCCTGCAAATCTGGATCGGAACCAGGTCTGGCTACCATCAGGCGAAGGAGGCTCGCTCATCTCGCTGCTGCTCGCCATCTCGATCTACCACGTTCCGGCCAACCTGGGGTACGCGGTGCTGTTCGCGCTGATCCTGGTCGAGTCGGCCGGGGCGCCGGTACCGGGCGAGACCAGTCTGATCGCGGCCGGCGTGCTGGCGTCGGCCGGGAACCTGTCGCTGCCGGTGGTCTTCGTGGTCGCGATCTCGGCCGCGATCATCGGCGACAACCTCGGCTACCTGTTCGGGCGCCGGGTAGGCCACCGCGTGCTGCTCGCACCCGGCCGCTGGGAGCGGCAGCGGCGCCAGTTCGTCGCGGAGGGCGAGCACTTCTTCGCCCGTCACGGCGGCAAGACGGTCTTCTTCGGCCGCTGGCTGCCGGTGCTGCGCTTCACCGCGGCCCTGCTCGCCGGCGTGAACGAGATGCCCTGGCGGCGATTCTTCGTCTTCAACGCCCTCGGCGCGATCGGCTGGGTGTGCACGGTCGGCACTGCCGCCTACGTTCTCGGGTCGAGCGCATCCAACCTGTTCGAGGCGATCGGCTTCGCCGGCCTGCTGGCCGTGACGCTCACGATCATCGGCCACATCGTCTGGCGCCGCTCGCAGCGGCGCCGCAACCCGTCCGCACCGCCCGCGCCGGTCAACGAGTCGGTCGACTGA
- the selA gene encoding L-seryl-tRNA(Sec) selenium transferase, producing MAANPLRHLPSVDALIADASELVATYGRPAAVDALRAALAEARAAGEARPADRLLARAGELLGRPPSLRRVLNATGVIVHTNLGRAPLAAHALERARAVASGYSNLEYDLAAGARGSRHDHLGGLLAELTGAETGMAVNNNAAAVLLSLAALATGREVIISRGELIEIGDGFRIPDILSQSGARLVEVGTTNRTSLRDYEAAIGPETAAIVRVHQSNFRMVGFTAAPALGELAELAGRRDVALIDDLGSGQLLDLPDLADEPTARSSVEAGAHVVCFSGDKLLGGPQAGVIAGTRAALDRIRRHPLARAMRIDKLSLAALEATLELYRDPQRALREVPVLAAAAEAPEAVRERAGRLAERLGGDVVATTARVGGGAVPLLEIASFACALDGGEALAAALRAGDPPVVALVREGRVLLDCRTLTDEQCLQISL from the coding sequence ATGGCGGCCAACCCGCTACGTCACCTGCCTTCGGTCGACGCGCTGATCGCCGACGCCTCGGAGCTGGTCGCGACCTACGGCCGCCCCGCGGCCGTCGACGCGCTGCGGGCCGCGCTGGCCGAGGCCCGTGCCGCCGGCGAGGCCCGGCCGGCCGACCGCCTCCTGGCGCGCGCGGGGGAGCTGCTCGGCCGCCCGCCCAGCCTGCGCCGGGTCCTGAACGCGACCGGCGTCATCGTCCACACCAATCTCGGCCGGGCGCCGCTGGCCGCCCATGCGCTCGAGCGGGCGCGGGCGGTCGCCTCTGGCTACTCGAACCTCGAGTACGACCTGGCCGCCGGCGCGCGCGGATCGCGCCACGACCACCTCGGCGGCCTGCTGGCCGAGCTCACGGGCGCCGAGACCGGCATGGCCGTGAACAACAACGCCGCCGCCGTGCTTCTGAGCCTGGCCGCCCTCGCCACCGGCCGGGAGGTGATCATCAGCCGCGGCGAGCTGATCGAGATCGGCGACGGCTTCCGGATCCCCGACATCCTCTCCCAGTCCGGCGCGCGGCTCGTCGAGGTGGGGACGACGAACCGCACGTCGCTGCGCGACTACGAGGCCGCGATCGGCCCCGAGACTGCCGCCATCGTGCGCGTCCACCAGTCGAACTTCCGCATGGTCGGCTTCACCGCGGCGCCGGCGCTCGGCGAGCTGGCGGAGCTCGCCGGCCGGCGCGACGTGGCGCTGATCGACGACCTCGGCTCGGGCCAGCTGCTCGACCTGCCGGATCTCGCCGACGAGCCCACCGCGCGCAGCTCCGTCGAGGCCGGCGCGCACGTCGTCTGCTTCTCCGGCGACAAGCTGCTCGGTGGCCCGCAGGCGGGCGTGATCGCCGGGACGCGGGCCGCCCTCGATCGCATCCGCCGCCACCCATTGGCTCGCGCGATGCGGATCGACAAGCTGTCGCTGGCCGCGCTCGAGGCGACGCTCGAGCTCTACCGCGACCCCCAGCGGGCGCTGCGCGAGGTGCCGGTGCTGGCGGCCGCCGCCGAGGCGCCCGAGGCGGTGCGGGAGCGGGCCGGGCGGCTCGCCGAGCGGCTGGGCGGCGACGTCGTCGCCACCACGGCCCGCGTCGGCGGCGGGGCCGTCCCGCTGCTCGAGATCGCGAGCTTCGCCTGTGCCCTGGACGGGGGCGAGGCCCTCGCCGCGGCCCTGCGGGCGGGCGACCCGCCGGTCGTGGCGCTCGTGCGCGAGGGCCGGGTGCTGCTCGACTGCCGCACGCTGACCGACGAGCAGTGCCTGCAGATCAGCCTCTGA
- a CDS encoding fused MFS/spermidine synthase, whose product MRSRLLYPLVFIAGASTMSTEMCASRLLAPFFGASILVWANIIGLILIYLAVGYFVGGRVADRYPSMTVMARLMLIAAAAIAVLPFIAQPFLSAAVTAFASTSVGAFLGSFFAVMLLFSIPVTLLGMASPFAVRLGVRTVEEAGEVSGRMYALSTMGSILGTFVPVALLIPEIGTRRTMLGSAALLALAAAPALGRRYMLAPVAIAAIALIPPGTVKPGNGVMYEGESAYQFIQVQRLPDGERVLHLNEGWADHSVWQRNQVLTGGYWDQFLLAPLLHGEPFRNLAMIGYAGGTVGRAYGSYWPQVRIQGIELDPQVTAVGRRYFGLASNPRVSVATADGRVYLETHDTRYDAIFLDAFQQPYIPFYLTTQEFWGLASDRLKARGMVMANIGRIPDDDSLARDIAGTMATRFASVFLWRQSGYNDMVIGFRHPVSRAILAHRLLRAPYPLEPAAALARHLRPIGPSSTPLTDDKAPIEWMTDNMIIQYVSAH is encoded by the coding sequence GTGCGATCGCGCCTGCTCTACCCGCTGGTGTTCATCGCCGGCGCGTCCACCATGTCGACGGAGATGTGCGCCTCGCGCCTGCTCGCGCCGTTCTTCGGCGCGTCCATCCTGGTGTGGGCGAACATCATCGGCCTGATCCTGATCTACCTGGCCGTCGGCTACTTCGTCGGCGGCCGCGTGGCCGACCGCTATCCCTCGATGACCGTCATGGCCCGGCTGATGCTGATCGCGGCGGCGGCCATCGCCGTGCTCCCGTTCATCGCCCAGCCCTTCCTGTCGGCGGCCGTGACCGCGTTCGCGAGCACGTCGGTGGGCGCCTTCCTGGGCTCGTTCTTCGCCGTCATGCTGCTCTTCTCGATCCCCGTGACGCTGCTCGGGATGGCCTCGCCGTTCGCGGTGCGGCTGGGCGTGCGCACGGTCGAGGAGGCGGGCGAGGTGTCCGGCCGCATGTACGCCCTCTCGACCATGGGCAGCATCCTGGGCACCTTCGTGCCGGTCGCCCTCCTGATCCCGGAGATCGGCACCCGCCGAACGATGCTCGGCTCGGCCGCCCTGCTCGCGCTCGCGGCGGCGCCGGCGCTCGGGCGCCGCTACATGCTCGCCCCGGTCGCGATCGCGGCGATCGCGCTGATCCCGCCCGGGACGGTGAAGCCCGGCAACGGGGTCATGTACGAGGGCGAGTCGGCCTACCAGTTCATCCAGGTGCAGCGGCTCCCCGACGGCGAGCGTGTCCTGCACCTGAACGAGGGCTGGGCCGACCACTCGGTGTGGCAGCGCAACCAGGTCCTGACCGGCGGCTACTGGGACCAGTTCCTGCTCGCCCCCCTCCTGCACGGGGAGCCGTTCCGGAACCTGGCCATGATCGGCTACGCCGGCGGCACCGTCGGCCGCGCCTACGGGTCGTACTGGCCGCAGGTGCGGATCCAGGGCATCGAGCTCGACCCGCAGGTGACCGCGGTCGGGCGGCGCTACTTCGGCCTCGCGTCCAACCCGCGCGTTTCCGTGGCGACCGCCGACGGGCGGGTCTACCTCGAGACCCACGACACCCGCTACGACGCGATCTTCCTGGACGCCTTCCAGCAGCCCTATATCCCGTTCTACCTGACGACCCAGGAGTTCTGGGGGCTTGCGTCCGACCGGCTGAAGGCGCGCGGCATGGTGATGGCGAACATCGGGCGCATCCCCGACGACGACAGCCTCGCCCGCGACATCGCCGGGACGATGGCCACCCGGTTCGCGTCGGTCTTCCTGTGGCGGCAGAGCGGCTACAACGACATGGTGATCGGCTTCCGCCACCCCGTCAGCCGGGCCATACTCGCCCACCGGCTGCTGCGCGCGCCCTATCCGCTCGAGCCGGCGGCGGCGCTCGCCCGGCACCTGCGCCCGATCGGGCCGTCGAGCACCCCACTCACCGACGACAAGGCGCCGATCGAGTGGATGACCGACAACATGATCATCCAGTACGTCTCGGCCCACTGA
- a CDS encoding molybdenum cofactor guanylyltransferase has protein sequence MADAAAIVLAGGGSRRMGRPKALLDWHGTPLVHHVASILAAVCDPVVVVAAPGDDLPLPEGVERTEDAVENRGPLEGVAAGMRAVGGRAGAVFLAATDLPLLQPQVVSELVAALPGYDAAVPVVAGHDQTLAAAYDARTLLRARELLAAGRPRIAALLDGARVARIHAQSLSHPDSVRNANTPEEYARLLALSRPTR, from the coding sequence GTGGCGGACGCGGCCGCGATCGTCCTTGCCGGCGGCGGATCGCGCCGCATGGGCCGGCCCAAGGCGCTGCTCGACTGGCACGGGACCCCGCTCGTCCACCACGTCGCCTCGATCCTGGCCGCCGTCTGCGACCCCGTCGTGGTCGTCGCCGCACCGGGAGACGACCTGCCCCTCCCGGAGGGCGTCGAGCGGACAGAGGACGCCGTGGAGAACCGTGGGCCGCTGGAGGGCGTCGCGGCGGGGATGCGCGCCGTCGGCGGCCGCGCAGGCGCCGTCTTCCTGGCCGCGACCGACCTCCCGCTCCTGCAGCCGCAGGTCGTCTCGGAGCTCGTCGCGGCATTGCCGGGCTACGACGCGGCCGTTCCGGTCGTCGCGGGCCACGACCAGACCCTGGCCGCCGCCTACGACGCCCGCACGCTCCTGCGCGCCCGGGAGCTGCTCGCCGCAGGGCGGCCGCGGATCGCCGCGCTGCTCGACGGCGCCCGCGTCGCCCGCATCCACGCCCAGAGCCTGTCCCACCCCGACTCCGTGCGCAACGCGAACACGCCCGAGGAGTACGCGCGCCTGCTGGCGCTCAGTCGACCGACTCGTTGA
- a CDS encoding homocysteine S-methyltransferase family protein, whose product MTTVARTALRDLIAARGCALFDGAMGTMLQNAGLEAGESGERWNLERADDVAEIHRGYAAAGSVLVTTNTFGATAPRLAASGLEDRVADVNAAAVRIARSVADDFGALVAGDVGPTGELIEPLGTLSASEAQAIFAEQIEALAGAGADLILGETLSDLAEAEAVVRAAHEAAPELEVAVTLSFDTNRHTMMGVSPAQAVETLGELGVTAVGANCGRGLDDMQAVMVEMVAHRPEGLLLIAQSNAGLPVIRGDEFHYDTSPAEMADYARRMRDLGVELVGGCCGSTPAHMAAMASALNS is encoded by the coding sequence ATGACGACCGTCGCCCGCACCGCGCTTCGCGATCTGATCGCCGCCCGCGGTTGCGCCCTCTTCGACGGCGCGATGGGCACGATGCTCCAGAACGCGGGCCTCGAGGCGGGCGAGTCGGGCGAGCGCTGGAACCTCGAGCGGGCCGACGACGTCGCCGAGATCCACCGCGGCTACGCCGCCGCCGGCTCGGTGCTCGTCACCACGAACACCTTCGGCGCCACGGCACCACGGCTGGCCGCTTCAGGCCTGGAAGACCGTGTGGCGGACGTCAACGCCGCGGCCGTCCGCATCGCCCGCTCGGTCGCCGACGACTTCGGCGCCCTCGTCGCTGGCGACGTCGGGCCGACCGGCGAGCTGATCGAGCCCCTTGGGACGCTGTCGGCGTCCGAGGCGCAGGCGATCTTCGCCGAGCAGATCGAGGCGCTCGCGGGCGCCGGCGCCGACCTGATCCTGGGCGAGACCCTCAGCGACCTGGCCGAGGCCGAGGCGGTCGTGCGGGCCGCGCACGAGGCCGCGCCGGAGCTCGAGGTGGCCGTCACGCTGAGCTTCGACACGAACCGGCACACGATGATGGGCGTCTCCCCCGCGCAGGCGGTCGAGACGCTCGGCGAGCTCGGCGTCACCGCCGTCGGCGCCAACTGCGGCCGCGGCCTCGACGACATGCAGGCGGTGATGGTCGAGATGGTCGCCCACCGCCCCGAGGGCCTGCTGCTGATCGCGCAGTCCAACGCCGGCCTGCCGGTGATCCGCGGCGACGAGTTCCACTACGACACGTCGCCGGCCGAGATGGCCGACTACGCCCGGCGCATGCGCGACCTGGGCGTGGAGCTGGTGGGCGGCTGCTGCGGCTCGACGCCGGCCCACATGGCCGCCATGGCCAGCGCGCTCAACAGCTGA